In Sodalis ligni, a single genomic region encodes these proteins:
- a CDS encoding nitroreductase family protein: MTTLNERLAWRYATKKYDATKTVPAEKLERIVEAVRLAPTSSGLQPFELFVVSNADVRAKIRTVAWDQAQITDCSHLLVFAAWDDITPDRVNMMFDLTNDVRGFKNEGWENYRQQLLGIVAARGKEANYQAAARQAYIGLGAALIAAAFEEVDATPMEGFDPAAVDEILGLKSKNLRSVVILPLGYRASEGDWLVNLKKVRRSRDSFVTEIK; encoded by the coding sequence ATGACGACCTTAAATGAAAGACTGGCCTGGCGCTATGCAACCAAGAAGTACGATGCGACGAAAACCGTCCCTGCGGAAAAGCTCGAACGTATTGTTGAAGCTGTGCGGCTGGCGCCGACTTCAAGCGGGCTGCAACCCTTTGAGCTGTTTGTCGTGAGCAATGCGGATGTTCGCGCAAAGATTCGGACCGTAGCGTGGGACCAGGCGCAAATTACCGATTGTTCGCACCTGCTGGTATTTGCCGCCTGGGACGACATCACTCCAGACCGCGTCAATATGATGTTTGACCTCACCAATGACGTCCGGGGTTTCAAAAACGAGGGTTGGGAAAATTATCGCCAGCAGTTGCTGGGTATCGTCGCCGCTCGGGGAAAGGAAGCTAACTATCAGGCCGCCGCGCGGCAAGCATACATCGGCCTGGGCGCTGCCTTGATTGCCGCGGCGTTCGAAGAGGTTGACGCGACGCCGATGGAAGGATTTGATCCGGCGGCGGTGGATGAGATCCTCGGTTTGAAATCGAAGAACCTGCGTAGCGTTGTTATTCTGCCGCTGGGTTATCGGGCGTCCGAAGGTGATTGGCTGGTGAACTTGAAAAAAGTCCGGCGCAGCCGCGATAGCTTCGTCACGGAAATAAAATGA
- the istB gene encoding IS21-like element helper ATPase IstB: MSLQHQRISELCEYFKLDRIAAEWPGLAQKTLDDTGTFGDFLEQLLRLENDSRNERRRQTLLRLSGLPAVKTLEQFDFKFASGAPRAQLQELAGLAFIERQENIVLLGPSGVGKSHFACALAHKVAMAGLSVRFITAADMMLQLVAAHRQGDLKGYLGRCVTKPRLLVIDEVGYLPFGKEEANLFFQVVARRYETGSVILTSNLPFTQWSGTFGDDETLTAAMLDRLLHHAHIVQITGQSYRLKDKLKSGQLRKPTLAEPQR; encoded by the coding sequence ATGAGCCTTCAGCATCAGCGGATCAGCGAACTGTGCGAGTACTTTAAGCTTGACCGCATCGCCGCCGAGTGGCCTGGATTGGCACAGAAGACGCTGGATGATACCGGAACGTTCGGCGATTTTCTGGAGCAGTTGCTTCGCCTGGAGAATGACAGCCGCAACGAGCGGCGGCGCCAGACGCTGCTGCGCCTGTCGGGTTTGCCTGCGGTCAAGACGCTGGAGCAGTTTGACTTCAAGTTTGCCAGCGGCGCACCACGGGCACAGCTGCAGGAACTGGCTGGATTGGCGTTTATCGAAAGACAGGAGAACATCGTATTACTCGGGCCTTCCGGCGTTGGCAAGAGCCATTTTGCCTGCGCGTTGGCACATAAAGTCGCGATGGCCGGACTCAGCGTACGCTTCATTACGGCGGCGGATATGATGTTGCAACTGGTCGCCGCTCACCGTCAGGGCGATTTAAAAGGCTATTTAGGTCGGTGTGTCACCAAGCCCCGATTATTGGTGATCGACGAAGTGGGTTATCTGCCGTTCGGTAAAGAAGAAGCCAATTTATTCTTCCAGGTCGTGGCCCGCCGTTATGAAACAGGCAGCGTGATATTGACGAGTAACCTGCCGTTTACGCAGTGGTCTGGGACGTTTGGCGATGATGAGACGCTGACAGCGGCGATGTTGGATCGACTGCTGCACCATGCGCATATCGTCCAAATAACCGGCCAAAGCTATCGATTAAAAGACAAGCTCAAAAGTGGTCAGCTAAGGAAACCAACGCTGGCTGAACCACAACGATAA
- a CDS encoding helix-turn-helix domain-containing protein, translating to MATYKELLARESPEVQSRVAEKVEVLRRDIALSQLREALNISQTELAEAMGIKQPSVARMEQPDNDPRLSTLKRYVVALGGDLSIDVTLPTGKRIAIQL from the coding sequence ATGGCAACCTATAAAGAACTGCTGGCCAGGGAAAGCCCGGAAGTGCAAAGTCGCGTAGCTGAAAAAGTGGAAGTACTTCGACGCGACATCGCCTTAAGCCAGCTCAGGGAAGCACTCAACATCTCTCAGACTGAACTGGCAGAGGCAATGGGCATTAAACAGCCGAGTGTTGCTCGCATGGAGCAACCCGATAACGATCCTCGCCTGTCTACATTAAAACGTTATGTGGTAGCATTGGGCGGGGATCTGAGCATTGATGTCACGCTCCCTACGGGTAAAAGGATTGCTATCCAGCTCTGA
- a CDS encoding helix-turn-helix domain-containing protein produces the protein MRLFRVEQALKKLGSNIQHARKRRRISTSLMAERIGITRATLSRLEAGQGYSTDRAIIALPGSS, from the coding sequence ATGAGACTATTCCGCGTCGAGCAGGCCCTGAAGAAACTGGGCAGCAATATACAGCATGCGCGTAAACGGCGTCGCATCAGCACCTCGCTGATGGCGGAGCGTATCGGCATCACCCGCGCCACGCTCAGCAGGCTTGAGGCCGGACAGGGATACTCAACGGATCGGGCCATCATTGCGCTACCCGGTTCTTCCTGA
- a CDS encoding type II toxin-antitoxin system RelE/ParE family toxin, whose product MQEPTCITLSPSSLSTIIPAESLLQHIEESVIPATEHPYLYRPGRVPGTREIVVIPHYIVVYRVLSDYLEVLAVLHARQEYP is encoded by the coding sequence ATGCAAGAACCGACTTGTATCACCTTATCGCCTTCATCGCTGAGCACAATCATTCCCGCTGAATCTCTACTGCAACATATCGAAGAATCCGTGATCCCTGCAACTGAGCACCCTTACTTATATCGCCCTGGGCGTGTGCCGGGTACCAGAGAAATAGTCGTCATCCCTCACTACATCGTTGTTTATCGAGTACTCAGTGATTATCTCGAAGTTTTGGCTGTGCTGCATGCCAGGCAGGAATACCCCTAA
- a CDS encoding stability determinant, translating to MAGLAWKRFVKKQSPIVSEFETQEQAGRYECWFRAKVNTSMNAAIPNVPHNEVMAGARKVIEKSNNRRRLA from the coding sequence ATTGCCGGATTAGCGTGGAAACGTTTTGTCAAAAAACAGTCCCCTATCGTGTCGGAATTCGAGACCCAAGAGCAAGCCGGGCGTTATGAATGCTGGTTTCGCGCTAAAGTCAATACATCCATGAATGCGGCAATACCCAACGTGCCGCACAATGAGGTTATGGCTGGCGCACGTAAAGTTATCGAAAAATCAAATAATCGCAGGAGATTGGCTTAA
- a CDS encoding IS3 family transposase (programmed frameshift), whose protein sequence is MDTVLTEPERRRRRTPQEKIAIVQETFQPGSSVSLVARRHNVNANQVFKWRKQYQDGSLTAVSAGEEVVPASELNSAMKQIRELQRLLGKKTMEAEILKEAVEYGKNKKMDCARTLIARGRRVKPVSEALGVSRAQLSLYRYRQADWQDGRKQRHQDDAELLEHIRAEVADLPSYGYRRIWANLRRRSEQEGLPRVNAKRVWRVMRDNGLLLESKPSPTPETRRHTGRVSVAESNRRWSSDGFEFRCDNGEKLRVTFAIDCGDREALDWAASTGGYDSDTVQDVMLRSVERRFGQNLPTAPIEWLTDNGSAYRADETRRFAKMLGLEPRTTRVRSPQSNGVAESFVKTMKRDYIGMMPKPDSQTAVLSLSLAFEHYNEYHPHSALGYRSPREYRRRGKPST, encoded by the exons ATGGATACTGTTCTTACTGAGCCAGAGCGACGTCGCCGCCGCACTCCGCAGGAAAAGATCGCCATTGTTCAGGAGACCTTCCAGCCAGGTAGCTCCGTTTCTCTTGTCGCTCGTCGTCATAATGTGAATGCTAATCAAGTCTTTAAATGGCGTAAGCAATATCAGGACGGCAGCCTGACGGCGGTCTCTGCCGGCGAAGAGGTTGTGCCGGCTTCTGAGTTAAACAGTGCCATGAAACAGATCCGCGAACTCCAGCGTCTCCTGGGTAAGAAAACCATGGAAGCCGAGATCCTCAAGGAGGCGGTTGAATACGGCAAAA ACAAAAAAATGGATTGCGCACGGACCCTTATTGCCCGGGGAAGACGAGTAAAACCAGTGAGTGAAGCTCTGGGTGTGTCGCGTGCGCAGCTCTCGCTTTATCGATATCGGCAGGCTGACTGGCAGGATGGCCGCAAGCAGCGGCATCAGGATGACGCCGAATTACTGGAACACATCCGTGCCGAAGTTGCCGACCTGCCGAGTTATGGTTATCGACGCATCTGGGCTAATCTGCGCCGCCGTTCGGAGCAGGAAGGTCTGCCGAGGGTGAACGCAAAACGGGTATGGCGCGTGATGCGTGATAACGGCTTGTTGTTAGAGTCGAAACCCAGTCCCACACCGGAAACCCGGCGCCACACAGGCCGGGTGTCGGTGGCCGAAAGCAATCGCCGTTGGAGTTCGGATGGCTTCGAGTTCCGCTGCGATAATGGCGAAAAGCTGCGGGTCACCTTCGCCATCGACTGTGGCGACCGGGAAGCATTGGACTGGGCGGCCAGCACTGGCGGTTATGACAGCGATACGGTACAGGACGTTATGCTGCGCTCAGTTGAACGCCGGTTCGGGCAAAACCTGCCGACAGCGCCCATCGAATGGCTGACGGATAACGGTTCGGCCTATCGCGCAGATGAAACCCGGCGCTTCGCTAAAATGCTGGGCTTAGAGCCCAGAACGACCAGGGTCAGAAGTCCACAAAGTAACGGTGTAGCAGAAAGCTTCGTCAAGACGATGAAACGTGATTATATCGGCATGATGCCAAAACCGGACAGCCAGACGGCGGTGTTAAGCCTGTCACTGGCGTTCGAGCACTACAACGAATATCACCCTCATAGCGCTTTAGGATATCGCTCACCAAGAGAATATCGGCGCAGGGGGAAACCATCAACCTAA
- a CDS encoding helix-turn-helix domain-containing protein has protein sequence MKTLRDAIAARSPESQARIKEMADEMILETGLQLMREDLHLSQKSLAEAMGVSQPAVTQIEQRGNDVKLTTLKRYIEAMGGKLSLTVDLPDGSGRVFHI, from the coding sequence ATGAAAACGTTACGTGATGCCATTGCCGCCCGTTCTCCTGAGAGCCAAGCGCGTATCAAGGAAATGGCTGACGAAATGATCTTGGAAACGGGCTTGCAACTCATGCGTGAAGATTTGCATTTGTCACAAAAATCCCTTGCGGAAGCAATGGGAGTCAGCCAACCAGCCGTTACGCAGATTGAACAGCGCGGGAACGACGTAAAGCTGACTACTCTAAAGCGCTACATTGAAGCAATGGGGGGGAAATTAAGTTTGACCGTCGATCTGCCTGATGGTAGCGGGCGAGTATTTCATATCTAA
- the rep gene encoding DNA helicase Rep: MRLNPSQQHAVEFVTGPCLVLAGAGSGKTRVITNKIAHLIRQCGYQARHIAAVTFTNKAAREMKERVAQTLGRQEARGLTIATFHTLGLEIIKKEYKALGMKAKFSLFDEYDQQALLKDLTEQWIDGDKDLLKQLASAIGNWKNDLLGPEQAEALARSERDKLFAHCYGLYDAHLRACNVLDFDDLILRPTLLLQRDAEARERWQNRLRYLLVDEYQDTNTSQYELVKMLVGARARFTVVGDDDQSIYSWRGARPQNLALLQQDFPALQVIKLEQNYRSTERILKAANILIANNPHLYEKRLFSSLGYGEALKVITANNEDHEAERVVGELIAHHFIRKTRYGDYAILYRGNHQSRLFEKMLMQNRIPYRISGGTSFFARPEIKDLLSYLRVLTNPDDDSAFLRVVNTPRREIGPATLQKLGEWAATRQKSLYSASFDVGLSQTLTGRGLESLQQFTGWMAHIARLAESEPVPAVRDLVRGMEYESWLYETSPSPKAAEMRMKNVDQLFAWMTEMLEGSDLNEPMTLDQVVTRFTLREMMERGDNDEELDQVQLMTLHASKGLEFPYVFLVGMEEGLLPHQSSIDENNIDEERRLAYVGITRAQKELTFTLCRERRQYGETIKPEPSRFLLELPQDDLAWESSRKIVSAEDRMVKGQSHLANIKAQLAKAKGQALK, from the coding sequence ATGCGTTTGAACCCCAGCCAGCAACATGCCGTTGAATTTGTGACCGGGCCGTGCCTGGTGCTGGCGGGCGCCGGATCGGGCAAGACGCGGGTCATTACCAATAAAATCGCCCACCTGATCCGCCAGTGCGGTTACCAGGCACGCCATATCGCCGCGGTGACCTTTACCAATAAAGCCGCGCGGGAAATGAAAGAGCGCGTGGCGCAGACCCTGGGGCGGCAGGAAGCGCGGGGGTTGACCATTGCCACCTTCCATACCCTGGGCCTGGAGATCATCAAAAAGGAATATAAAGCGCTGGGGATGAAGGCGAAATTTTCCCTGTTCGATGAATATGACCAGCAGGCGCTGCTAAAGGATCTGACCGAGCAGTGGATCGATGGCGACAAGGATTTGCTGAAACAATTGGCATCGGCCATCGGCAACTGGAAAAACGATCTGCTGGGCCCGGAGCAGGCCGAAGCCCTGGCCCGCTCCGAGCGGGATAAGCTGTTCGCGCACTGCTACGGCCTGTATGACGCCCATCTCAGGGCCTGCAATGTGCTGGATTTCGATGATTTGATTCTCAGGCCCACGCTTTTGTTGCAGCGGGATGCCGAGGCGCGTGAGCGCTGGCAGAACCGGCTGCGCTATCTGCTGGTGGACGAGTATCAGGATACCAATACCAGCCAGTATGAATTGGTGAAGATGCTGGTGGGGGCCCGCGCCCGTTTTACCGTGGTGGGGGATGATGACCAGTCTATATACTCCTGGCGCGGCGCCCGGCCGCAAAACCTGGCATTGCTGCAGCAGGACTTTCCCGCGCTGCAGGTGATTAAGCTGGAGCAAAACTACCGTTCCACCGAACGTATTCTCAAAGCGGCCAACATCCTGATTGCCAATAACCCCCATCTTTATGAAAAGCGCCTGTTTTCCAGCCTGGGTTATGGCGAGGCGCTTAAAGTGATCACCGCTAACAACGAAGATCACGAGGCGGAACGGGTGGTGGGTGAATTGATAGCCCATCACTTTATCCGCAAGACCCGTTACGGCGATTATGCCATTCTGTATCGCGGCAACCATCAGTCCCGGCTGTTTGAAAAAATGCTGATGCAAAACCGCATTCCTTACCGTATTTCCGGCGGTACCTCGTTTTTTGCCCGGCCGGAAATCAAGGACCTGTTGTCTTATTTGCGAGTACTCACTAACCCCGATGATGACAGCGCTTTTTTGCGGGTGGTGAATACACCGCGCCGTGAAATAGGTCCGGCGACGCTGCAAAAGCTCGGGGAGTGGGCGGCCACCCGTCAGAAAAGCCTGTACTCAGCAAGTTTTGATGTCGGGCTGAGCCAGACCCTCACCGGCCGTGGTCTGGAGTCGCTGCAACAGTTCACCGGCTGGATGGCCCATATCGCCCGGCTGGCGGAAAGCGAGCCGGTGCCGGCGGTGCGGGATCTTGTCCGCGGCATGGAATACGAGAGCTGGCTGTATGAAACCTCCCCCAGCCCGAAAGCCGCCGAGATGCGGATGAAAAACGTCGATCAGTTATTCGCCTGGATGACCGAGATGCTGGAAGGGTCGGATTTGAACGAGCCGATGACGCTGGATCAGGTGGTGACCCGTTTTACCCTGCGGGAAATGATGGAGCGGGGGGATAACGACGAAGAACTTGATCAGGTGCAGTTGATGACGCTCCATGCCTCAAAGGGGCTGGAGTTTCCCTATGTCTTTCTGGTGGGCATGGAAGAGGGCCTGCTGCCGCACCAAAGCAGTATCGACGAGAACAATATCGACGAGGAGCGCCGGCTGGCCTACGTCGGCATCACCCGGGCGCAGAAGGAGCTGACTTTCACCCTGTGCCGCGAGCGGCGCCAGTACGGTGAAACCATTAAGCCCGAACCCAGCCGGTTTTTATTGGAATTGCCCCAGGACGATCTGGCCTGGGAAAGCAGCCGGAAAATTGTCAGCGCGGAAGACCGCATGGTCAAAGGGCAAAGTCATCTGGCCAATATCAAGGCGCAGCTGGCCAAAGCCAAAGGGCAGGCCCTAAAATAG
- the gppA gene encoding guanosine-5'-triphosphate,3'-diphosphate diphosphatase, translating into MPSCTSLYAAIDLGSNSFHMLVVREVGGSIQTLARIKRKVRLAAGLDADNRLSHEAMQRGWHCLTLFAEHLQDIPPAHIRVVATATLRIAVNADAFLVPAREILGNPVRVISGEEEARLIYQGVAHTTGGSDERLVVDIGGGSTELIVGRGARALELFSLEMGCVTWLERWFNDRSLTKENFEQAERAAREMIRPVASSLLASGWQICVGASGTVQALQEIMVAQGMDEHITLSKLLQLKQRAIQCGKLEELEIEGLTLERALVFPSGLSILLAIFHELGIKTMTLAGGALREGIMYGMLNISVCLDVRERTLENMQRRYQLDIEQAQRVSRLADNFAHQVAKAWQLDSRCFTLLHCATMIHEIGLSIDIKNAPQHAAYLTRHTDLPGFTPAQQKLIATLLQNQSQQIDVAQLNQQNSLPPRMAHRLCRLMRLAIIFASRRRDDAVPEVKLRALDDTLHVLLPHGWLNQHPLRGEYLEQESQWQSYVHWPLLLEEIY; encoded by the coding sequence ATGCCGAGCTGCACCTCTCTTTACGCCGCCATTGACTTAGGCTCTAACAGTTTCCATATGTTAGTGGTTCGTGAGGTGGGCGGCTCCATCCAGACGCTGGCGCGCATTAAACGTAAAGTGCGCCTGGCCGCCGGATTGGATGCCGACAATCGGCTATCCCATGAAGCCATGCAGCGCGGCTGGCACTGCCTGACGCTTTTTGCCGAACATTTGCAGGATATTCCGCCGGCGCATATTCGCGTGGTGGCGACCGCTACGCTGCGTATTGCCGTCAATGCCGACGCCTTTCTGGTCCCCGCCCGCGAAATCCTGGGCAATCCCGTACGGGTCATCAGCGGCGAAGAAGAAGCACGGCTGATTTATCAGGGCGTGGCCCATACCACCGGGGGGTCGGACGAGCGCCTGGTGGTGGATATCGGCGGCGGCAGCACCGAGCTGATAGTGGGACGGGGCGCCCGTGCCCTGGAACTGTTCAGCCTTGAGATGGGATGCGTTACCTGGCTCGAACGCTGGTTTAACGATCGCAGCCTGACCAAAGAGAATTTCGAGCAGGCGGAACGGGCGGCGCGGGAAATGATCCGTCCGGTGGCATCAAGCCTGCTGGCCTCGGGCTGGCAGATTTGCGTCGGCGCGTCCGGCACCGTACAGGCCCTGCAGGAAATCATGGTGGCGCAGGGCATGGACGAACACATCACCCTGAGCAAACTTTTGCAGCTCAAACAGCGGGCCATCCAGTGCGGCAAGCTGGAAGAACTGGAAATCGAGGGATTGACCCTGGAACGGGCGCTGGTATTCCCCAGCGGCCTGTCGATATTGCTGGCGATTTTCCATGAGCTGGGCATAAAAACCATGACGCTGGCCGGCGGCGCGCTGCGGGAAGGCATCATGTACGGCATGCTGAATATCTCGGTATGCTTGGATGTCCGCGAACGGACGCTGGAAAACATGCAGCGCCGCTATCAGCTGGATATCGAACAAGCGCAGCGGGTGAGCCGGCTGGCGGACAATTTCGCCCATCAGGTGGCTAAAGCGTGGCAGTTGGACTCCCGATGTTTCACTTTGCTGCACTGCGCGACCATGATTCATGAAATTGGCCTGAGTATCGATATCAAAAATGCCCCGCAACATGCCGCCTACCTGACCCGGCATACTGATTTACCCGGCTTTACCCCTGCCCAGCAGAAGCTCATCGCTACGCTGTTGCAAAATCAAAGCCAACAAATTGACGTTGCCCAGTTAAACCAGCAAAACAGCCTGCCGCCCCGGATGGCGCATCGCCTGTGCCGGCTGATGCGCCTGGCGATCATCTTCGCCAGCCGCCGTCGCGACGACGCAGTGCCGGAAGTGAAACTGCGGGCGCTGGACGATACCCTGCATGTGCTGTTGCCCCATGGCTGGCTGAATCAGCATCCCCTGCGTGGGGAATACCTGGAACAGGAGAGCCAATGGCAAAGCTACGTCCATTGGCCGCTGTTGCTGGAAGAAATTTATTGA
- the rhlB gene encoding ATP-dependent RNA helicase RhlB has translation MSKTHLTEKKFSDFALHPLIIESLEKQGFSNCTPIQALTLPITLDGKDVAGQAQTGTGKTLAFLAATFHHLLSHPADEQRQINQPRALIMAPTRELAVQIHSDAEPLAQATGLKMGLAYGGDGYDKQLKVLEAGVDILVGTTGRLIDYTKQNYVDMGAIQVVVLDEADRMFDLGFIKDIRWLFRRMPAVEQRLNMLFSATLSYRVRELAFEHMNNAEYVEVEPLQKTGYRIQEELFYPSNEEKMRLLQTLIEEEWPDRCIIFANTKHRCEDIWGHLAADGHRVGLLTGDVSQKRRLRILEDFTQGALDILVATDVAARGLHIPLVTHVFNYDLPDDCEDYVHRIGRTGRAGESGSSISLACEEYALNLTAIESYIGHQIPVSKYNSDALLSELPAPKRLTRARPGTGPRRHSVSRRSGAPRHNRKRPG, from the coding sequence ATGAGCAAAACACACTTAACCGAAAAGAAGTTTTCCGACTTCGCCCTGCACCCGCTGATTATTGAATCCCTTGAAAAGCAAGGGTTTAGTAATTGCACGCCTATTCAGGCGCTGACGTTGCCCATCACCCTCGACGGGAAAGATGTGGCGGGCCAGGCGCAAACCGGAACCGGAAAGACGCTGGCCTTCCTCGCTGCCACGTTTCATCATTTACTGTCACATCCCGCGGATGAGCAGCGCCAAATCAATCAGCCGCGGGCGCTTATCATGGCGCCTACCCGCGAGCTGGCGGTGCAAATCCATTCGGACGCTGAACCCTTAGCCCAGGCAACCGGCCTGAAAATGGGTCTGGCTTACGGTGGCGACGGCTACGATAAACAGCTTAAGGTTCTCGAAGCCGGGGTCGATATCCTGGTGGGCACCACCGGCCGTCTCATTGATTATACCAAGCAGAACTATGTCGATATGGGTGCCATCCAGGTGGTGGTGCTTGACGAAGCCGATCGCATGTTCGATTTGGGGTTCATCAAGGATATCCGCTGGCTGTTCCGGCGTATGCCCGCCGTTGAACAACGCCTGAATATGCTGTTTTCCGCCACCTTATCCTACCGGGTACGCGAATTGGCGTTTGAACATATGAACAACGCCGAGTATGTGGAAGTGGAGCCTCTGCAAAAAACCGGCTACCGCATCCAGGAAGAGCTGTTTTATCCCTCCAACGAAGAAAAGATGCGCCTGCTGCAAACGCTGATTGAAGAAGAGTGGCCGGATCGCTGCATCATTTTCGCCAACACCAAACACCGCTGCGAAGATATCTGGGGCCATCTGGCCGCCGACGGACACCGTGTGGGCCTGCTCACCGGCGACGTTTCGCAAAAAAGGCGTTTGCGTATCCTGGAAGACTTTACCCAGGGGGCGCTGGATATTCTGGTGGCCACCGATGTCGCCGCCCGCGGCCTTCATATCCCGCTGGTGACCCACGTATTCAATTACGATCTGCCCGATGATTGCGAAGATTATGTTCATCGTATCGGCCGGACCGGGCGCGCCGGGGAAAGCGGCAGCTCCATCAGCCTGGCGTGTGAAGAATATGCATTGAACCTGACGGCGATTGAAAGCTATATCGGCCATCAAATCCCCGTCAGTAAATACAATAGCGATGCGCTATTGAGTGAGCTCCCCGCGCCGAAACGGCTCACGCGCGCCAGGCCCGGCACGGGCCCGCGCCGTCATTCCGTATCCCGTCGCAGCGGAGCGCCGCGTCATAACCGCAAACGTCCGGGCTAA
- the trxA gene encoding thioredoxin TrxA: MSDKIIHLSDDSFDKDVLQAKGLFLVDFWAEWCGPCKMIAPILLEVADEFEGKLTIAKLNIDENPATAPKYGIRGIPTLLLFKDGEVVATKVGALSKGQLKEFLNKNL; this comes from the coding sequence ATGAGCGATAAAATTATTCACTTAAGTGACGACAGCTTCGACAAGGACGTGTTGCAGGCAAAGGGATTGTTCCTGGTCGATTTCTGGGCGGAGTGGTGCGGTCCCTGTAAGATGATAGCGCCGATACTCCTTGAAGTCGCTGATGAATTCGAAGGCAAGTTGACCATCGCCAAGCTTAACATCGATGAGAATCCGGCCACGGCGCCTAAATACGGTATCCGGGGCATTCCGACGCTGTTGCTGTTCAAGGACGGCGAAGTGGTGGCCACCAAGGTCGGCGCGCTATCCAAGGGCCAGCTGAAAGAGTTCCTGAATAAAAATTTGTAA
- the rho gene encoding transcription termination factor Rho, which produces MNLTELKNTPVSELVTLGENMGLENLARMRKQDIIFAILKQHAKSGEDIFGDGVLEILQDGFGFLRSSDSSYLAGPDDIYVSPSQIRRFNLRTGDTISGKIRPPKEGERYFALLKVNEVNYDKPENARNKILFENLTPLHANSRLRMERGNGSTEDLTARVLDLAAPIGRGQRGLIVAPPKAGKTMLLQNIAQSIAYNHPDCVLMVLLIDERPEEVTEMQRLVKGEVIASTFDEPASRHVQVAEMVIEKAKRLVEHKKDVIILLDSITRLARAYNTVVPASGKVLTGGVDANALHRPKRFFGAARNMEEGGSLTIIATALIDTGSKMDEVIYEEFKGTGNMELHLSRKIAEKRVFPAIDYNRSGTRKEELLTTQEELQKMWILRKIIHPMGETDAMEFLMNKLAMTKTNDEFFDMMKRS; this is translated from the coding sequence ATGAACCTTACCGAATTAAAAAATACGCCGGTTTCTGAGCTAGTTACTCTCGGCGAAAATATGGGGCTGGAAAATCTGGCCCGCATGCGCAAACAGGACATCATCTTCGCCATTTTAAAGCAGCATGCCAAAAGTGGTGAGGATATCTTTGGCGATGGCGTTTTGGAAATTTTACAGGATGGATTCGGTTTCCTGCGTTCCAGTGACAGTTCCTATCTGGCCGGTCCCGACGATATCTATGTTTCTCCGAGCCAAATCCGCCGCTTCAACCTGCGCACAGGGGATACCATTTCCGGCAAGATCCGGCCGCCGAAAGAGGGCGAGCGTTACTTTGCCCTGTTGAAAGTCAACGAAGTCAATTACGACAAGCCGGAAAATGCCCGTAACAAAATTCTGTTCGAAAACCTGACCCCGTTGCATGCCAACTCCCGTTTGCGCATGGAACGCGGTAACGGTTCCACCGAAGATCTCACCGCCCGGGTGCTGGATTTAGCCGCCCCCATCGGTCGCGGTCAGCGCGGCCTGATTGTGGCCCCTCCCAAGGCCGGTAAGACCATGCTGCTGCAGAATATTGCGCAAAGCATCGCCTACAACCATCCCGATTGCGTGCTGATGGTGCTGCTGATTGACGAACGGCCGGAAGAAGTGACCGAAATGCAGCGTCTGGTGAAAGGCGAAGTCATTGCCTCAACGTTCGATGAACCGGCCTCACGCCATGTGCAAGTGGCCGAGATGGTTATCGAAAAAGCCAAGCGTTTGGTGGAGCATAAAAAAGACGTTATCATCCTGCTGGACTCCATTACCCGCCTGGCCCGCGCCTACAACACCGTGGTGCCCGCGTCCGGTAAGGTATTGACCGGCGGCGTGGACGCCAACGCGTTGCATCGCCCGAAACGCTTCTTCGGCGCGGCGCGTAATATGGAAGAAGGCGGCAGCCTGACCATTATCGCGACGGCGCTTATCGATACCGGCTCGAAGATGGACGAAGTCATATACGAAGAATTCAAAGGCACCGGTAATATGGAACTGCACCTTTCGCGGAAGATTGCTGAAAAACGTGTTTTCCCCGCCATTGATTACAACCGTTCCGGCACCCGTAAAGAAGAGCTGCTTACCACGCAGGAGGAACTGCAGAAGATGTGGATCCTGCGTAAAATCATCCATCCCATGGGTGAAACCGATGCCATGGAATTCCTTATGAACAAATTGGCCATGACCAAAACCAATGACGAATTCTTTGACATGATGAAACGCTCTTAA